A part of Leishmania major strain Friedlin complete genome, chromosome 11 genomic DNA contains:
- a CDS encoding tubulin-tyrsoine ligase-like protein — MHSIPKHTQATHTSPRAPTTAESASSQPHQRHTVVRVEAASKSAALESASASASASATDVSVEHWASSPSHSTITIAVGSPQSQHPDLAPAVQSKVRDDGGNGVSREVVEVATPSVLIPAFKIADTVENAKASAASDAPQKEAIMTAEIHRDKRIVISRPSSMHVTCMTDLTRPSDAYKVALRLSRPSNALTRRSRQPRKVVNVCLTKYPLIRKIAEEMGFEMETTEDELNEYKFNLCWSDTVLSLMRLVRLRNWQRTNHFPSMYLLCRKGHLSTTLGKMRRKLPSHFAYYPRTWSMRSERMQLTQYMAAVRQRRILKYFILKPNSGCQGRGIVVARDPLTALDEHILDNYIVQEYVHRPLLLEGKKFDLRVYVLLTSIRHPSIFLFNDGLVRICTEPYETPNEENVKQACKHLTNYAVNKKSSEFVFNTNVEHMDVGNKRNFGFLNRWLAEGGHSPDVFWNEVGFIVVKTILAAQPLIAKVYDSCFPTGFNEGYCCFEVLGFDILIDNKMKPWLMEVNHTPSFATETPLDYQIKSKLISEVWSIIDCKVTDYERDRQRERDEFAKRNMPPWASNHPLYGSQLKKNTSRGAGADGADSPDHNPATTACANAEEEVPPYVHARRNFEDTKLKNFKRIYPSPNSDVQLVYDTIQSLATLEFANSRLYYNSTVAAPVPVPMSSPPSPGVRTSSALPFRVRPPLLGPLLTASRNGSSNSSPSTVLPPRTPATLMTPNTTSAAQGSGAAGTATPIAAIPAAHLATSGQTVTSPSVAANNASAPAAPSVTPTPLAGREGQPAPATIFNLMEKDILRRRRSSDAPSSALALSHTSTTRSSTTPSESGGTATSTPAAAQSPHPLRTHTPQLLPTHVRTNSFAEKTLSSSQKPSVKATAADDTAASRAKPRVAEVHRLVTGSPPTMIPTTIDIPASPSANDGTPASNAAAMPASEALQKMKPMETDKPDDEVPSLARTVAPHPAANGPIHISRHPTPGQKLRTPSPVSTPNTNGRPRANSHELSSMTCKSVSVSGSTRDLDLSGVAHSGRRSQECQMRSILPHQEPTEEELARLATLQAMLDYEAAADPQPDDDDDDYNLTE, encoded by the coding sequence ATGCACTCGATCCCAAAGCACACTCAGGCCACCCACACCTCTCCGCGGGCCCCCACTACGGCAGAAAGCGCCTCCAGCCAGCCTCATCAGCGCCACACCGTGGTTCGTGTCGAGGCCGCATCCAAGAGCGCCGCCCTTGAATCAGCGTCTGCCTCCGCGTCCGCGTCTGCGACGGACGTGAGCGTTGAGCACTGGGCATCGTCTCCCTCCCATTCGACCATCACCATCGCCGTGGGTAGTCCACAGTCGCAACACCCCGACCTCGCCCCCGCCGTGCAGTCAAAGGTGAGGGACGACGGAGGCAATGGCGTTTCACGCGAAGTGGTGGAGGTCGCCACACCCTCGGTGCTGATCCCAGCTTTCAAAATCGCCGACACGGTAGAAAACGCGAAGGCGTCGGCCGCCTCTGACGCGCCGCAGAAGGAAGCGATCATGACCGCCGAGATACACCGCGACAAGCGCATCGTCATCTCCCGCCCCTCTTCCATGCACGTGACCTGCATGACTGACCTGACGCGTCCGTCAGACGCGTACAAGGTGGCGCTCCGCTTGTCACGCCCGTCCAACGCACTCACCCGCCGCTCCCGCCAGCCGCGCAAGGTGGTGAACGTGTGCCTCACAAAGTACCCTCTCATCCGTAAGATTGCGGAAGAGATGGGCTTTGAGATGGAAACAACGGAAGACGAGCTGAACGAATACAAGTTCAACCTCTGCTGGAGCGATACAGTGCTGTCCCTCATGCGGCTCGTGCGGCTGAGAAACTGGCAGCGCACCAACCACTTCCCATCCATGTATCTGCTCTGCCGCAAGGGGCACCTGAGCACGACGCTGGGGAAGATGCGCCGCAAGCTGCCCTCGCACTTCGCCTACTACCCGCGCACGTGGTCGATGCGGAGCGAGCGGATGCAGCTCACGCAGTACATGGCAGCCGTCCGCCAGCGTCGCATCCTCAAGTACTTCATCTTGAAGCCGAACTCTGGCTGCCAGggccgcggcatcgtcgtGGCGCGCGAtccgctgacggcgctggaCGAACACATCCTTGACAACTACATTGTGCAGGAGTACGTGCACCGCCCCTTGCTGCTGGAAGGCAAGAAGTTCGATCTCCGTGTGTACGTGCTGCTCACCTCGATCCGTCATCCGTCCATCTTTCTCTTCAACGACGGTCTCGTGCGCATCTGCACAGAGCCGTATGAGACCCCGAATGAGGAGAACGTGAAGCAAGCCTGCAAACACCTCACAAACTACGCCGTGAACAAGAAGAGCTCGGAATTCGTCTTTAACACGAATGTCGAGCACATGGACGTCGGCAACAAGCGCAACTTCGGCTTCCTCAACCGCTGGCTCGCCGAGGGCGGCCACTCGCCAGACGTCTTCTGGAACGAGGTCGGCTTTATCGTCGTCAAGACAAtcctcgcggcgcagccgctcatCGCCAAGGTGTACGACTCGTGCTTTCCCACCGGCTTCAACGAGGGCTACTGCTGCTTCGAGGTACTCGGTTTCGACATCCTGATCGACAATAAGATGAAGCCGTGGCTCATGGAGGTCAACCACACCCCGTCCTTCGCCACCGAGACGCCGCTGGATTACCAAATCAAGAGCAAGCTGATCTCGGAGGTATGGAGCATCATCGACTGTAAGGTCACCGATTACGAGAGGGACcggcagcgggagcgcgACGAGTTCGCAAAGCGCAATATGCCGCCGTGGGCAAGCAACCACCCGCTCTACGGGAGCCAGCTCAAGAAGAATACctcgcgcggcgctggcgccgacggcgcggactCGCCCGACCACAACCCTGCGACAACGGCCTGCGCGaacgcagaggaggaggtacCGCCCTACGTGCATGCCCGCCGCAACTTTGAGGACACCAAACTGAAGAATTTCAAGCGCATCTATCCGTCTCCCAACTCAGATGTGCAGCTCGTGTACGACACGATCCAGAGCCTGGCCACGCTGGAGTTCGCCAATAGCCGCCTCTACTACAATAGCACTGTCGCTGCGCCGGTGCCAGTGCCgatgtcgtcgccgccgtcgccgggcGTCCGCACGAGTTCCGCGCTGCCCTTCCGCGTTCGACCACCGTTGCTGGGCCCACTGCTGACAGCCTCGCGTAACGGCAGCTCTAACAGTAGCCCCAGCACGGTCCTGCCGCCTCGCACGCCGGCCACATTGATGACGCCAAACAccacctctgccgcgcaGGGTTCTGGTGCCGCTGGCACAGCAACGCCCATAGCCGCAATCCCTGCCGCACACCTCGCCACCTCCGGCCAAACCGTCACAAGTCCCTCTGTCGCCGCGAACAACGCGTCGGCGCCCGCCGCCCCTTCTGTCACGCCAACTCCCTTGGCCGGTCGCGAGGGCCAGCCTGCCCCTGCCACTATCTTCAACCTAATGGAGAAGGACATtctgcgccgtcgtcgctcaTCGGACGCCCCCAGCAGTGCACTGGCGCTGTCACACACGTCCaccacccgcagcagcaccacaccGTCCGAGAGCGGCGGGACAGCGACCTccacgccggcggccgctCAGTCGCCTCAtccgctgcgcacgcacacgccgcagcTCTTGCCCACCCATGTTAGAACGAACTCGTTCGCCGAAAAGACGCTGTCCTCATCGCAGAAGCCGAGCGTCaaggcaacagcggcagatGACACGGCAGCGAGCAGGGCGAAGCCGCGCGTTGCTGAGGTGCATCGCCTCGTCACCGGGAGTCCACCCACAATGATACCCACAACAATCGACATCCCGGCGAGCCCCTCGGCAAACGATGGCACGCCGGCTTCGAACGCAGCTGCGATGCCGGCCAGCGAGGCCCTGCAGAAAATGAAGCCGATGGAGACGGACAAGCCGGACGATGAGGTGCCGTCGCTAGCTCGCACTGTCGCACCGCATCCCGCGGCCAACGGTCCCATCCATATCTCCAGGCATCCTACCCCAGGACAGAAGTTGCGGACGCCTTCACCGGTGTCAACGCCGAACACGAATGGCCGGCCGCGCGCGAACAGCCACGAACTTTCTTCCATGACGTGCAAGTCCGTCTCggtgagcggcagcacgcgtGACCTTGACCTTAGCGGTGTGGCGCACTCTGGCCGGAGGTCGCAGGAGTGCCAGATGCGCTCTATACTTCCGCACCAAGAGCCGACCGAGGAAGAGCTGGCTCGGCTGGCAACGCTGCAGGCGATGCTGGACtacgaggccgccgccgacccGCAGCCGGACGATGACGATGATGACTACAACCTGACTGAGTga